Proteins from a single region of Oryza brachyantha chromosome 6, ObraRS2, whole genome shotgun sequence:
- the LOC102704530 gene encoding mitogen-activated protein kinase 4, producing the protein MAMMVDPPNGMGSQGKHYYTMWQTLFEIDTKYVPIKPIGRGAYGIVCSSINRETNEKVAIKKINNVFDNRVDALRTLRELKLLRHLRHENVIALKDIMMPVHRRSFKDVYLVYELMDTDLHQIIKSSQPLSNDHCQYFLFQLLRGLKYLHSAGILHRDLKPGNLLVNANCDLKICDFGLARTNNTKGQFMTEYVVTRWYRAPELLLCCDNYGTSIDVWSVGCIFAELLGRKPIFPGTECLNQLKLIVNVLGTMSEADIEFIDNPKARKYIKTLPYTPGIPLASMYPQAHPLAIDLLQKMLVFDPSKRISVTEALEHPYMSPLYDPSANPPAQVPIDLDIDENHGVDMIREMMWQEMLHYHPEVVAGVNM; encoded by the exons ATGGCGATGATGGTGGACCCTCCTAATGGCATGGGAAGCCAAGGAAAGCATTACTACACCATGTGGCAAACACTATTTGAGATTGACACCAAGTATGTGCCAATCAAGCCCATCGGAAGAGGGGCTTATGGAATAGTTTGCTCCTCTATAAACCGTGAAACCAATGAGAAAGTTGCGATTAAGAAGATAAACAATGTCTTTGACAACCGCGTGGATGCACTGAGGACCCTACGAGAACTGAAACTCCTTCGACACTTGCGCCATGAAAATGTTATTGCTTTGAAAGATATAATGATGCCAGTACATAGAAGGAGCTTCAAAGACGTATACTTGGTTTATGAACTGATGGACACAGATCTACATCAGATAATTAAATCATCCCAACCTCTTTCAAATGACCACTGCCAATATTTCCTTTTTCAG CTACTCCGAGGTCTGAAGTACCTCCATTCAGCAGGGATACTCCATCGAGACCTGAAGCCGGGGAACCTCCTGGTTAATGCAAACTGCGATTTGAAGATCTGTGACTTTGGTTTGGCTCGCACAAACAACACTAAAGGCCAATTTATGACTGAATATGTTGTGACCCGGTGGTATAGGGCTCCTGAGCTGCTGCTCTGCTGCGACAACTACGGAACCTCCATAGATGTATGGTCTGTTGGCTGCATCTTTGCTGAGCTTCTTGGCCGCAAGCCAATATTTCCAGGAACTGAGTGCCTCAATCAGCTCAAGCTCATAGTCAATGTTCTCGGCACCATGAGTGAAGCTGACATCGAGTTCATTGATAACCCAAAGGCCCGCAAATATATCAAAACCCTTCCATACACTCCGGGCATTCCCCTCGCTAGTATGTACCCACAAGCACATCCTCTTGCTATTGATCTATTGCAGAAAATGCTTGTCTTTGATCCTTCCAAAAGGATTAGTGTCACTGAAGCTCTGGAGCACCCCTACATGTCGCCACTGTATGATCCAAGTGCAAACCCTCCTGCTCAAGTGCCCATCGACCTTGACATCGATGAAAATCATGGCGTGGACATGATCCGTGAGATGATGTGGCAGGAGATGCTCCATTACCACCCAGAGGTTGTTGCAGGAGTGAATATGTGA
- the LOC102704815 gene encoding macrophage migration inhibitory factor homolog: MPQLSLTTNVPVDAVVASDIIKDCSKALARVIGKPESYVMVSINGSVPMSFAASEEPAAYGELMSIGGIGPGVNGKLSAALAEILETKLSISRSRFYIKFDDVKGSNLGFNGSTF, translated from the exons ATGCCGCAGCTGAGCCTGACCACCAACGTGcccgtcgacgccgtcgtcgcctccgacATCATCAAGGACTGCTCCAAGGCGCTCGCCAGGGTCATCGGCAAGCCCGAGTCG TATGTCATGGTCTCGATCAACGGGTCGGTGCCCATGTCGTTCGCCGCCAGCGAGGAGCCGGCGGCCTACGGCGAGCTCATGTCCATCGGCGGCATCGGCCCCGGCGTCAACGGCAAGCTGAGCGCCGCTCTTGCCGAAATCCTCGAGACCAAGCTCTCCATCAGTAGGTCCAGGTTCTACATCAAATTTGACGATGTCAAG GGATCCAATTTGGGATTCAACGGGTCGACATTCTGA
- the LOC107304503 gene encoding protein CHLOROPLAST IMPORT APPARATUS 2-like: MASSCIPTSLRLDLEMVKAAAPPGGAAAAAAAGSPMRAAPSSASSTLSEASNSSSVASLSLKRARTPRKRPNQTYNEAAALLASMYPSVFAVSKGPETAPPRLLGLASALADDPSCSDLLPPFPVLSNGSAAHLLGDMRQPQPPTPRCPVPIKNCSSPAPVSSVFREFRDAAPSPGTPEADTTDDLGELDFEDDDGFDVDSFLAVDDGAAEGIDSIMGKLSMSMEKNSAAASRTDAVLSSAAIHPYLRSLMVLGLGFRQGQLNANQALKRHDDESDWWMCPAIPVKDIAAPPAPSVSMPVPVSDKKKKSKKKVEKEMERENGAAVEFGDAGALRFSNGDAGISAQKAPKIGLGLNLNTEEVLKAWCNRGSVFAGSDAVESPRSSSGLHSKLADIDLFLDNSTSGGVIREGSILKMRHKQKQCTPLLSNKTRYQPRKVNAECRPRVKVKYVSQASLFQQASEKERGSRER, from the exons ATGGCGTCGTCGTGCATCCCGACCAGCCTCCGGCTGGACCTGGAGAtggtgaaggcggcggcgccgccggggggcgcggcggcagcggcggcggctgggtcGCCGATGCGGGCGGCGCCCTCCTCGGCGTCCTCGACGCTCTCGGAGGCGTCCAACTCGTCGTCGGTGGCGTCGCTGTCGCTGAAGCGGGCGCGCACGCCGCGGAAGCGGCCCAACCAGACGTACAACGAGGCGGCCGCGCTGCTGGCGTCCATGTACCCGTCCGTCTTCGCCGTCAGCAAGGGCCCCgagacggcgccgccgcggctcctcggcctcgcctccgccctcgccgacgatCCGTCCTGCTCCGATCTCCTCCCGCCGTTCCCCGTCCTCAGCAACGGCAGCGCCGCACACCTCCTTGGCGACATgcggcagccgcagccgccgacgccgcggtgCCCCGTCCCCATCAAGAACtgttcgtcgccggcgccggtgagcAGCGTGTTCAGGGAGTTCCGCGACGCGGCACCGTCTCCCGGAACGCCGGAGGCCGACACCACCGACGACCTCGGCGAGCTTGACTTCGAAGACGATGACGGATTCGACGTCGACTCTTTTCTGGCCGTCGATGATGGCGCGGCCGAGGGCATCGACAGCATCATGGGCAAACTCAGCATGAGCATGGAGAAGAACTCGGCAGCTGCGTCCCGCACAGACGCCGTCCTGTCCAGTGCCGCCATTCACCCATACCTCCGAAGCCTCATGGTGCTCGGTCTCGGGTTCCGGCAAGGCCAGCTCAACGCCAACCAAGCACTGAAGCGGCATGATGATGAGAGTGATTGGTGGATGTGCCCTGCCATACCAGTGAAGGACATCGCAGCGCCTCCTGCACCATCGGTGTCTATGCCGGTGCCGGTATCAgataagaagaagaagagtaaGAAGAAGGTAGAGAAGGAAATGGAACGGGAGAATGGCGCTGCTGTTGAGTTTGGTGATGCAGGAGCTCTGAGGTTTTCCAATGGTGATGCTGGAATTTCGGCACAGAAGGCACCAAAGATAGGATTGGGCCTGAATCTGAATACTGAGGAGGTGCTAAAGGCTTGGTGTAACAGAGGTTCTGTTTTTGCTGGCAGCGATGCAGTTGAATCACCAAGATCCTCCTCTGGTTTACAT TCTAAACTTGCAGACATTGATCTATTTCTAGATAACAGTACTAGCGGTGGTGTTATTCGGGAAGGCAGCATTCTGAAAATGcggcataagcagaagcagtgcactcccctcctctccaatAAGACCCGCTACCAACCGCGGAAGGTGAATGCTGAATGCCGTCCTCGGGTCAAG GTGAAATATGTCAGCCAGGCTTCTCTTTTTCAACAAGCCtcagagaaagagagaggcaGTAGAGAAAGATGA
- the LOC102703505 gene encoding probable aminodeoxychorismate synthase, chloroplastic encodes MAALRLPAPPPRTSSRASTRWLRSFSSRRRPPPSPRRRVSARSGAPEGDAPPVRTLLIDNYDSYTYNVFQELSVVNGVPPVVVRNDEWTWRDVYRWVYKERAFDNIVISPGPGSPACPSDIGVCLRILCECGDIPILGVCLGHQALGFVHGAKIVHAPEAIHGRLSELEHNGCYLFNHIPSGINSGFKVVRYHSLVIEPDSLSEDLISIAWTASPKMLSFLESDKPDITSSNLWGSLDNLFITNQSEFRECGNNTSEPDGCRVLMGIMHSTRPHYGVQFHPESVATHYGRQIFQNFKKITTEVGLQTQLLQEKKVHGIGKLERSQINSADLRSFVATDLLHAERLKLWDSFGPCVLSKQNTGGKCLQLRWKKFDKFLNRLGGSENIFSVLFGHKNAEDTFWLDSSSVDQNRARFSFMGGKGGPLWKQMTFHLSNQRVNCGGNLTIRDAHGHTVRSFLKGGFLDFLDKEMQSIQYNEKDYEGLPFDFHGGFVGYIGYGLKVECDASSNNAKSSTPDACFFFADNLVVIDHNNGDVYLLSLHDEYSSCNGDGNCQNSAHSSWLANTEKKLLRMDAMAPRLSINGNSSINGNSFTRSSNVNKQRFVIEKSKDEYIRDVQSCLDYIRDGESYELCLTTQMKKRTDYMNALQLYLKLRKQNPAPYAAWLNFSSENLSICCSSPERFLRLDQNAVLEAKPIKGTIARGRTPEEDECLRLQLKYSEKDQAENLMIVDLLRNDLGKVCEAGSVHVPRLMDVESYKTVHTMVSTIRGTKMSNLSPVDCVKAAFPGGSMTGAPKVRSMEILDSLETSPRGIYSGSIGFFSYNKTFDLNIVIRTVVLHDGEASIGAGGAIVALSDPESEYNEMLLKAKTPTKVVEECSQQVYNPDRSDSMQTTLS; translated from the exons aTGGCCGCGCTCCGCCTCCCCGCTCCCCCGCCGCGGACGTCATCGCGCGCCTCCACGCGGTGGCTCCGCTCcttctcctcccgccgccggccgccgccctcgccccgTCGGCGGGTCTCGGCGCGGAGCGGCGCGCCGGAGGGGGATGCGCCACCGGTGAGGACGCTCCTGATCGACAACTACGACAGCTACACCTACAACGTCTTCCAGGAGCTCTCCGTCGTCAACGGCG TGCCGCCGGTGGTGGTGCGCAACGACGAGTGGACGTGGAGGGACGTGTACAGGTGGGTGTACAAGGAGAGGGCCTTCGACAACATCGTCATCTCGCCTGGCCCGGGATCTCCGGCCTGTCCTAGCGACATAG GTGTATGCCTGCGAATACTTTGCGAGTGTGGAGACATACCCATCCTGGGTGTCTGCCTTGGTCACCAG GCCCTGGGATTTGTCCATGGTGCTAAAATTGTTCATGCTCCTGAAGCTATACATGGGCGGCTTAG TGAACTTGAACACAATGGATGCTACCTCTTTAATCATATCCCATCAGGTATAAACTCTGGATTCAAG GTAGTGCGCTATCACTCACTTGTAATAGAACCAGACTCTCTATCTGAGGATCTTATATCAATTGCATGGACTGCTTCGCCAAAAATGCTCTCCTTCCTTGAAAGTGATAAGCCTGATATAACTAGCAGTAACTTATGGGGATCACTGGATAACTTATTCATAACAAACCAGTCAGAGTTCAGGGAGTGTGGTAACAATACAAGTGAGCCAGATGGCTGTAGGGTTCTCATGGGCATCATGCACTCTACCAGGCCTCATTATGGTGTGCAG TTTCATCCCGAGAGTGTTGCTACTCATTATGGAAGACAGATATTTCAGAATTTCAAGAAGATAACTACTGAAGTTGGATTACAGACACAATTGCTTCAGGAAAAAAAGGTTCACGGCATTGGTAAACTGGAAAGATCCCAA ATCAATTCTGCAGATCTCAGGAGCTTTGTTGCAACTGACTTGTTACATGCTGAAAGGCTCAAACTTTGGGATTCTTTTGGGCCTTGTGTTCTTTCAAAGCAAAACACTGGGGGCAAATGCTTACAGTTGCGATGGAAGAAGTTTGATAAATTCCTCAACCGCTTAGGTGGCTCTGAAAACATTTTTTCAGTGCTCTTTGGCCACAAGAATGCTGAAGATACATTTTGGTTGGATAGCTCATCAGTTGATCAG AATAGGGCACGTTTTTCGTTCATGGGTGGCAAGGGCGGGCCTCTTTGGAAGCAAATGACATTTCACCTCTCCAATCAACG AGTCAATTGTGGAGGAAACCTTACTATTCGAGATGCTCATGGGCATACTGTCAGAAGTTTTCTCAAGGGTGGTTTCTTGGATTTCCTTGACAAG GAGATGCAATCCATTCAATATAATGAAAAAGATTATGAAGGCCTTCCGTTTGACTTCCATGGTGGATTTGTTGGCTATATAGg GTATGGTCTTAAAGTTGAATGTGATGCATCATCTAATAATGCAAAATCAAGCACGCCTGATGCATGCTTCTTCTTTGCTGATAACCTAGTTGTGATTGATCACAACAATGGGGATGTGTATCTTTTATCACTGCATGATGAATATTCTTCTTGTAATGGAGATGGAAATTGCCAAAACTCAGCACACAGTTCATGGTTAGCAAATACTGAGAAAAAGCTTCTCAGGATGGATGCTATGGCCCCAAGATTATCGATCAATGGAAACTCATCGATCAATGGGAACTCATTTACTAGATCATCCAATGTGAATAAGCAAAGATTTGTCATTGAGAAATCAAAAGATGAATATATCAGAGATGTGCAGAGTTGCCTGGATTACATAAGAGATGGAGAAAGCTATGAATTGTGCTTAACTACTCAGATGAAAAAGAGAACGGACTATATGAATGCTTTGCAACTCTACCTGAAATTGAGAAAACAAAATCCAGCCCCTTATGCAGCCTGGCTTAACTTCTCCTCAGAAAACCTAAGCATATGTTGCTCTTCTCCTGAAAGGTTTCTGCGGCTAGATCAAAATGCAGTTCTAGAGGCAAAACCGATCAAAGGTACTATAGCACGTGGCAGAACACCAGAGGAAGATGAATGCCTACGTTTGCAGCTGAAATATAG TGAAAAAGATCAAGCTGAGAACTTGATGATTGTTGACCTCCTAAGAAATGATCTTGGTAAGGTTTGTGAAGCTGGGAGCGTGCATGTTCCTCGTCTCATGGACGTGGAATCATATAAAACTGTACATACCATGGTGAGTACCATTCGTGGAACCAAGATGTCCAACCTAAGCCCTGTCGATTGTGTGAAGGCTGCCTTTCCAGGAGGTTCGATGACGGGTGCCCCAAAAGTTAGATCCATGGAGATTCTTGATTCACTTGAAACTAGTCCAAGAGGAATATACTCGGGTTCAATTGGATTCTTTTCGTATAACAAGACTTTTGATTTGAATATTGTGATCAGAACGGTTGTCTTGCATGATGGAGAAGCTTCGATTGGGGCAGGTGGGGCTATTGTAGCATTGTCAGATCCAGAATCAGAGTACAATGAGATGCTGCTTAAAGCAAAAACTCCTACAAAAGTGGTTGAAGAGTGCAGTCAACAAGTGTACAATCCGGATCGTTCAGATTCAATGCAGACAACTTTAAGTTAG